In Streptantibioticus cattleyicolor NRRL 8057 = DSM 46488, a genomic segment contains:
- a CDS encoding NAD kinase, with amino-acid sequence MTRGGAAGERTVFLLTHTGRAAAVRSAERVVQGLLRCGIGVRILAEEAVDLTLPASVDVVQPRPDVVDGCELLVVLGGDGTLLRGAEFARASGVPMLGVNLGRVGFLAEAERDDLDKVVDRVVTRAYEVEERMTLDVLVREDGRVVHTDWALNEASVEKAARERMLEVVTEVDGRPVSGFGGDGVVCATPTGSTAYAFSAGGPVVWPEVEALLMVPISAHALFAKPLVTSPNSVLAVEVQPKTPHGVLWCDGRRTVPLPAGARVEVRRGAVPVRLARLHHASFTDRLVAKFALPVAGWRGAPR; translated from the coding sequence GTGACGAGGGGCGGGGCGGCCGGTGAGCGCACCGTCTTCCTGCTGACGCACACCGGCCGGGCGGCGGCGGTGCGCAGCGCCGAACGGGTCGTCCAGGGGCTGCTGCGCTGCGGGATAGGGGTGCGCATCCTCGCCGAGGAGGCGGTCGACCTGACGTTGCCGGCCTCGGTGGACGTGGTCCAGCCGCGGCCGGACGTGGTGGACGGCTGCGAGCTGCTGGTGGTGCTCGGCGGCGACGGGACGCTGCTGCGCGGCGCCGAGTTCGCCCGGGCCTCCGGGGTGCCGATGCTCGGCGTCAACCTCGGGCGGGTCGGCTTCCTCGCCGAGGCCGAGCGGGACGACCTGGACAAGGTGGTCGACCGGGTGGTCACCCGCGCCTACGAGGTCGAGGAACGGATGACCCTCGACGTCCTGGTCCGCGAGGACGGACGGGTGGTGCACACCGACTGGGCGCTCAACGAGGCGTCGGTGGAGAAGGCCGCCCGGGAGCGGATGCTGGAGGTGGTCACCGAGGTGGACGGCCGTCCGGTCTCCGGCTTCGGCGGCGACGGGGTGGTCTGCGCGACCCCCACCGGCTCCACCGCGTACGCCTTCTCGGCGGGCGGCCCGGTGGTGTGGCCGGAGGTCGAGGCGCTGCTGATGGTGCCGATCAGCGCCCACGCGCTCTTCGCCAAGCCGCTGGTGACCTCCCCGAACTCGGTGCTCGCCGTCGAGGTGCAGCCCAAGACGCCGCACGGTGTGCTGTGGTGCGACGGGCGCCGTACGGTGCCGTTGCCCGCCGGGGCCCGGGTGGAGGTGCGCCGCGGGGCGGTCCCCGTGCGGCTGGCCCGGCTGCACCACGCCTCGTTCACCGACCGGCTGGTGGCCAAGTTCGCGCTGCCGGTCGCCGGCTGGCGCGGCGCGCCCCGGTAG
- the recN gene encoding DNA repair protein RecN, giving the protein MRIRSLGVIEDAVVELSPGFTAVTGETGAGKTMVVTSLGLLLGGRADATLVRNGARSAVVEGRIVVGADSPAAVRAEEAGAELDDGALLVSRTISAEGRSRAHLGGRSVPVSLLGELADDLVAVHGQTDQQGLLRPARQRKALDRYAGDAVAVPLAKYASAYQRLREVSAELEELTTRARERAQEADLLRFGLGEIGAAEPRPGEDVELAAEAERLGHAEALASAAAAAHTALAGDPEDPEGVDATTLVAGATRALEAVRAHDPALASLADRLGEIGILLTDVAGELAGYADHLDADPLRLAAVEERRAVLAQLTRKYGADIDAVLAWAEQNAGRLAELEGDDERIEALTAERDALRAELGELAQAVTDARTAAADRFAAAVTAELGELAMPHARITVAIGQSDDPEGIEVNGRTVAYGPSGADEVELHLAPHPGAAPRPIAKGASGGELSRVMLAVEVVFAGSDPVPTYLFDEVDAGVGGKAAVEVGRRLARLAKSAQVVVVTHLPQVAAFADRQLLVEKTSDGSVTRSGVRALDGEERVRELSRMLAGLEDSDTARAHAEELLAAARASR; this is encoded by the coding sequence ATGCGGATACGGTCCTTGGGCGTCATCGAGGACGCAGTGGTCGAGCTGTCCCCGGGGTTCACGGCGGTGACCGGTGAGACCGGCGCGGGCAAGACCATGGTCGTCACGAGCCTCGGGCTGCTGCTCGGCGGACGGGCGGACGCGACGCTGGTCCGCAACGGGGCCAGGTCGGCGGTGGTCGAGGGACGGATCGTGGTCGGCGCCGACTCCCCGGCGGCGGTACGGGCCGAGGAGGCCGGTGCCGAGCTGGACGACGGCGCCCTGCTGGTCAGCCGCACCATCTCCGCCGAGGGGCGCTCCCGGGCCCACCTCGGCGGCCGTTCCGTCCCCGTCTCGCTGCTCGGGGAGCTCGCCGACGACCTGGTCGCCGTGCACGGCCAGACCGACCAGCAGGGGCTGCTGCGCCCGGCCCGGCAGCGCAAGGCGCTCGACCGGTACGCCGGGGACGCGGTCGCCGTGCCGCTGGCCAAGTACGCCTCCGCCTACCAGCGGCTGCGGGAGGTCTCCGCGGAGCTGGAGGAGCTGACCACCCGGGCCCGTGAGCGCGCCCAGGAGGCCGATCTGCTGCGGTTCGGGCTGGGCGAGATCGGCGCCGCCGAGCCGCGTCCGGGGGAGGACGTGGAACTGGCCGCCGAGGCCGAGCGGTTGGGCCACGCCGAGGCGCTCGCCTCCGCCGCCGCCGCCGCGCACACCGCGCTCGCCGGTGACCCCGAGGACCCGGAGGGGGTGGACGCGACCACCCTGGTCGCCGGGGCCACCCGCGCGCTGGAGGCGGTACGGGCGCACGACCCGGCGCTCGCCTCGCTGGCCGACCGGCTCGGCGAGATCGGCATCCTGCTCACCGACGTCGCCGGTGAACTCGCCGGTTACGCCGACCACCTGGACGCCGACCCGCTGCGGCTGGCCGCGGTGGAGGAACGGCGTGCCGTGCTCGCCCAGCTCACCCGCAAGTACGGCGCCGACATCGACGCGGTGCTGGCCTGGGCCGAGCAGAACGCCGGCCGCCTCGCCGAACTGGAGGGCGACGACGAGCGCATCGAGGCGCTGACCGCCGAACGCGACGCGCTCCGCGCCGAACTGGGCGAACTGGCCCAGGCGGTGACCGACGCGCGTACCGCGGCGGCCGACCGGTTCGCCGCCGCCGTCACCGCGGAACTGGGCGAACTGGCCATGCCGCACGCCCGCATCACCGTGGCGATCGGGCAGAGCGACGACCCCGAGGGCATCGAGGTGAACGGGCGCACCGTGGCCTACGGTCCGAGCGGCGCGGACGAGGTCGAACTCCACCTGGCCCCGCACCCCGGGGCCGCCCCCCGGCCGATCGCCAAGGGCGCCTCGGGCGGTGAGCTCTCCCGGGTGATGCTGGCGGTGGAGGTGGTCTTCGCCGGTTCCGATCCGGTGCCGACCTACCTGTTCGACGAGGTGGACGCGGGGGTGGGCGGCAAGGCCGCGGTCGAGGTGGGCCGCCGGCTCGCCCGGCTGGCGAAGTCCGCCCAGGTCGTGGTGGTCACCCACCTGCCGCAGGTGGCCGCGTTCGCCGACCGCCAGCTGCTGGTGGAGAAGACCAGCGACGGCTCGGTCACCCGCAGCGGCGTACGGGCGCTGGACGGTGAGGAACGGGTCCGGGAGCTGTCCCGGATGCTCGCCGGCCTGGAGGACTCCGACACCGCCCGGGCGCACGCCGAGGAACTCCTGGCGGCGGCCCGCGCGTCACGCTGA
- a CDS encoding HAD hydrolase-like protein encodes MNARTRPGGSEEPLHEAYDTALLDLDGVVYAGGRAIEHAVSSLGAAREGGMRLAYVTNNALRTPDAVAAHLTELGVPADASDVVTSAQAVARLIAEQVAPGSLVLAIGGEGLRVALREQGLEPVDSADDDPVAVVQGYGGPKMPWERLAEAGYAVARGVPWYASNTDLTIPGPRGIAPGNGAAVEVVRIAAGGGDPQVAGKPQPPMHRETILRTGARRPLVVGDRLDTDIEGAHVGEVDSLLVLTGVTTPAHLLAAEPRHRPTYLAADLRGLLTGHPPVTPHGDGFRCGGWSAGADGGALRVEGDGDPCDGLRALCAAAWTAAGDGPGRLDGEKALARLGW; translated from the coding sequence ATGAACGCGCGGACCCGGCCGGGCGGCAGCGAGGAACCGCTGCACGAGGCGTACGACACGGCGTTGCTCGACCTGGACGGGGTGGTGTACGCGGGCGGCCGGGCGATCGAGCACGCCGTGTCCTCGCTCGGGGCGGCCCGGGAGGGGGGGATGCGGCTGGCGTACGTCACCAACAACGCGCTGCGCACCCCGGACGCGGTCGCCGCGCACCTGACCGAGCTGGGCGTGCCGGCCGACGCGTCGGACGTGGTCACCTCGGCGCAGGCGGTGGCCCGGCTCATCGCGGAGCAGGTGGCGCCCGGCTCGCTGGTGCTGGCGATCGGCGGTGAGGGGCTGCGGGTCGCGCTGCGCGAGCAGGGCCTGGAGCCGGTGGACTCGGCGGACGACGACCCGGTGGCGGTGGTGCAGGGCTACGGCGGCCCGAAGATGCCGTGGGAGCGGCTGGCCGAGGCGGGGTACGCGGTCGCCCGCGGGGTGCCCTGGTACGCCTCCAACACCGACCTGACGATCCCCGGGCCGCGCGGCATCGCCCCGGGCAACGGCGCGGCCGTCGAGGTGGTCCGGATCGCGGCCGGCGGCGGCGATCCGCAGGTGGCGGGCAAGCCGCAGCCGCCGATGCACCGTGAGACCATCCTGCGCACCGGCGCCCGGCGTCCGCTGGTGGTCGGCGACCGCCTCGACACCGACATCGAGGGCGCCCACGTGGGCGAGGTCGACTCGCTGCTGGTGCTGACCGGGGTCACCACCCCGGCGCACCTGCTGGCCGCCGAGCCGCGGCACCGGCCCACCTACCTCGCCGCCGACCTGCGCGGACTGCTCACCGGGCACCCGCCGGTCACCCCGCACGGCGACGGCTTCCGGTGCGGCGGCTGGTCGGCCGGCGCGGACGGCGGCGCGCTGCGCGTCGAGGGCGACGGCGACCCCTGCGACGGGCTCAGGGCGCTGTGTGCCGCCGCCTGGACGGCCGCCGGGGATGGGCCCGGGCGGCTGGACGGGGAGAAGGCGCTGGCCCGGCTGGGGTGGTGA
- a CDS encoding TlyA family RNA methyltransferase, whose translation MARRRLDAELVRRGLARSREHAAQLIAAGRVTVGGGVAGKAATQVETSAALVVAADDTDPDYVSRGGHKLAGALAAFEPLGLTVQGRLCLDAGASTGGFTDVLLRAGAARVVAVDVGYGQLAWSLQKDERVVVKDRTNVRELTLEQIGGEPVDLVVGDLSFISLGLVLPALVRCAAPDADLVLMVKPQFEVGKERLGSGGVVRSAQLRAEAVRHVAAQAAELGLGALGVTASPLPGPSGNVEYFLWLRAGAPELDPEDVDRAVAEGPR comes from the coding sequence GTGGCACGACGACGGCTCGACGCGGAGCTGGTCCGCCGTGGACTCGCCCGCTCCCGCGAGCACGCCGCACAACTGATCGCGGCCGGCCGGGTGACCGTAGGCGGTGGCGTGGCCGGCAAGGCCGCCACCCAGGTGGAGACCAGCGCCGCGCTGGTGGTCGCGGCCGACGACACCGACCCGGACTACGTCTCCCGCGGCGGTCACAAGCTGGCGGGCGCGCTCGCCGCCTTCGAGCCGCTGGGGCTGACCGTGCAGGGCCGGCTCTGCCTGGACGCCGGCGCCTCCACCGGCGGCTTCACCGACGTGCTGCTGCGGGCCGGGGCCGCCCGCGTGGTGGCCGTGGACGTCGGCTACGGCCAGCTCGCCTGGTCGTTGCAGAAGGACGAACGGGTGGTGGTCAAGGACCGCACCAACGTCCGCGAGCTGACCTTGGAGCAGATCGGCGGCGAGCCGGTCGACCTGGTGGTGGGCGACCTGTCGTTCATCTCGCTCGGGCTGGTGCTGCCGGCGCTGGTGCGGTGCGCGGCCCCCGACGCCGATCTGGTGCTGATGGTCAAGCCGCAGTTCGAGGTGGGCAAGGAACGGCTGGGCAGCGGCGGCGTGGTGCGCAGCGCGCAGTTGCGTGCCGAGGCGGTGCGCCACGTCGCGGCGCAGGCCGCGGAGCTGGGGCTGGGCGCCCTCGGGGTGACCGCCAGCCCGCTGCCCGGACCGTCGGGCAACGTCGAGTACTTTCTGTGGCTGCGCGCCGGGGCGCCGGAACTCGACCCGGAGGATGTCGACCGTGCCGTAGCGGAGGGGCCCCGTTGA
- a CDS encoding SCP2 sterol-binding domain-containing protein, which translates to MASIEECRSALDRLSQNLTRAQGPARDAAALDRSLSCRITDLDVTFTGRLAAGRVTGVEVVPGPPDERAQIRLTMSGDDLVDLVDGRLDFARAWATGRVKLEAGFRDLIRLRTLL; encoded by the coding sequence ATGGCGTCCATCGAGGAGTGCCGCAGCGCGCTCGACCGGTTGTCGCAGAACCTCACCCGGGCGCAGGGCCCGGCCCGCGACGCGGCGGCCCTGGACCGCTCGCTGAGCTGCCGGATCACCGATCTGGACGTCACCTTCACCGGGCGCCTGGCGGCCGGGCGCGTCACCGGGGTCGAGGTGGTCCCCGGCCCGCCGGACGAACGCGCCCAGATCCGCCTGACCATGTCCGGCGACGACCTGGTGGACCTGGTGGACGGGCGGCTCGACTTCGCCAGGGCGTGGGCCACCGGACGGGTCAAGCTGGAGGCGGGCTTCCGCGACCTGATCCGGCTGCGCACGCTGTTGTGA
- a CDS encoding glycosyltransferase family 4 protein translates to MSSASIPSRGPLRAVQVFAGAPRGTAAGVLGDHVGSLAGGLTARGVEVTVCGPADAAVMHHCVRAGARFAHVETARQPGPWGDALAVAALRPALAGAGVVHAHGPRAAFLASLAVAGRKPLVVSWHGGAPHGGGRLLRLMERRAARSAAVVLAASYEQVDRVRRLGARDVRLAPVAPPPPGDEVPAAEAELLRQKTRAELGAVERPLVLSAGRLEEHKGYDLLLDAAVSWRALDPRPLVVVAGEGSRRGPLQRRIDAEDLPVRLVGDRDDLPWLLSAADLVVQPGRRESHPHVVQHTLRAGVPLVATAVGGVPELVGDAAVLVPYGEPRTLARAVTALLTDPRARARLATAGPAQAATWPTEDDTVAQVLSLYDELTLPGPAAW, encoded by the coding sequence GTGAGCAGTGCATCGATCCCGTCGCGCGGACCGCTGCGTGCCGTCCAGGTGTTCGCCGGCGCGCCACGGGGCACCGCGGCCGGGGTGCTCGGTGACCACGTCGGCTCGCTGGCCGGCGGGCTGACGGCGCGTGGGGTGGAGGTGACGGTGTGCGGCCCGGCCGACGCCGCGGTGATGCACCACTGCGTACGGGCCGGTGCCCGCTTCGCCCACGTGGAGACGGCCCGTCAGCCCGGGCCGTGGGGCGACGCGTTGGCCGTCGCCGCGCTGCGTCCGGCGCTGGCCGGTGCCGGGGTGGTCCACGCGCACGGGCCGCGGGCCGCGTTCCTCGCCTCACTGGCGGTGGCCGGGCGCAAGCCGCTGGTGGTGAGCTGGCACGGGGGCGCCCCGCACGGCGGCGGACGGCTGCTGCGGCTGATGGAGCGCCGCGCGGCCCGGTCCGCCGCGGTGGTGCTCGCCGCCTCCTACGAACAGGTCGACCGGGTACGGCGGCTCGGCGCCCGGGACGTCCGGCTCGCCCCCGTCGCGCCCCCGCCGCCCGGTGACGAGGTGCCCGCCGCCGAGGCCGAGCTGCTCCGCCAGAAGACCCGGGCCGAACTCGGCGCGGTGGAACGCCCGTTGGTGCTCTCCGCCGGACGCCTGGAGGAGCACAAGGGGTACGACCTGCTGCTGGACGCCGCCGTGAGCTGGCGGGCGCTCGACCCCCGGCCGCTGGTCGTGGTGGCCGGCGAGGGCAGCCGCCGGGGCCCGCTCCAGCGCCGGATCGACGCCGAGGACCTGCCGGTGCGGCTCGTCGGCGACCGCGACGACCTGCCGTGGCTGCTGTCCGCCGCCGACCTCGTGGTGCAGCCCGGCCGCCGGGAGAGCCATCCGCACGTCGTCCAGCACACCCTGCGCGCCGGGGTGCCGCTGGTGGCCACCGCGGTCGGCGGCGTCCCCGAACTGGTCGGCGACGCCGCGGTGCTGGTGCCCTACGGCGAACCGCGCACCCTGGCCCGGGCCGTCACCGCGCTCCTCACCGACCCCCGGGCCCGGGCCCGCCTCGCCACCGCCGGCCCGGCCCAGGCCGCCACCTGGCCCACCGAGGACGACACGGTCGCCCAAGTCCTCAGCCTCTACGACGAGTTGACGCTGCCCGGCCCGGCGGCCTGGTGA